A genomic stretch from Arachis stenosperma cultivar V10309 chromosome 3, arast.V10309.gnm1.PFL2, whole genome shotgun sequence includes:
- the LOC130966010 gene encoding auxin efflux carrier component 2-like: protein MIKGKDIYNVIAGIVPLYVAMVLGYGSVRWWKILTPEQCSGVNRFVSMFAAPFLAFKFISANNPYKMNFKFLAGDSLQKVFVMVVLYIWNLTRFGNMDTGIIIYALFALPNTLVMGIPLMEAMYGKFSTPLITQIVVLQSVIWNTVLLILFEYRAAKILIQEQFPDNTAAIATVTIDPDVESLGGEPLQADTDVGHDGKLHVVVRRSASVSSNNTSYKSFELPSSGLSRASSSVSEIHSIYSARETPLRYPSFESPHIINLPKSMSVGTILEEDLKRPKKFWGGSRKNNSRVSSICTNDDSIGSSNGVVVLPHHSAASRDEHDELTETKENSRSSLSGSWKKMENIEENVENKKKQMPSARVMTKLITVMAYRKLSWNPNTWASVVGITWSLIAYRCHIKMPSIIEGSITIVSNTGLGMAMFSLGLFMALQPKIIACGKKWAAISMGVRFLAGPALIAATSAPIGIRGDLLRVEIIQAALPQGIIPFIFAKEYNLYPDIFSTAVIFGMVVALPVTIIYYVLLGL, encoded by the exons ATGATCAAGGGGAAGGACATATACAATGTTATTGCAGGCATTGTGCCCTTGTACGTGGCCATGGTCTTAGGTTATGGCTCAGTTCGGTGGTGGAAGATCTTAACGCCGGAGCAATGCTCCGGCGTCAACCGTTTCGTGTCGATGTTCGCGGCccctttcctggcatttaagTTCATATCGGCCAACAACCCTTACAAGATGAACTTCAAGTTCTTGGCGGGAGACTCGTTACAAAAGGTTTTCGTTATGGTTGTGCTTTATATATGGAATCTAACGAGATTCGGGAATATGGACACAGGCATAATTATCTATGCCCTTTTTGCTTTGCCTAATACCCTAGTCATGGGTATTCCCTTAATGGAAGCAATGTACGGAAAATTCTCTACACCTCTCATTACTCAAATTGTTGTCTTGCAAAGCGTCATATGGAACACCGTCTTGTTGATTCTGTTCGAGTATAGGGCGGCTAAAATCCTCATCCAAGAGCAATTTCCCGACAACACGGCCGCTATTGCCACAGTGACAATAGATCCGGACGTGGAGTCCCTAGGCGGGGAGCCCCTGCAAGCTGACACGGACGTGGGACATGACGGGAAGCTTCATGTGGTGGTGAGAAGATCAGCATCCGTATCATCTAATAATACATCTTACAAGTCTTTTGAATTGCCTTCCTCAGGCTTATCTAGGGCTTCTTCAAGTGTTAGTGAAATCCATTCTATTTACTCCGCTAGAGAAACCCCATTAAGATATCCAAGCTTTGAGAGTCCTCATATTATTAATTTGCCAAAAAGCATGTCCGTTGGTACTATTTTGGAAGAGGATTTGAAGAGGCCAAAGAAATTCTGGGGTGGAAGTCGCAAAAATAATAGTAGAGTTTCCTCTATTTGTACCAATGACGACAGTATTGGATCTTCTAACGGTGTTGTTGTTCTTCCACACCACAGTGCTGCCTCCAGAG ATGAGCATGATGAATTGACTGAAACTAAAGAAAATTCGAGAAGTTCTTTAAGTGGGAGCTGGAAGAAGATGGAGAATATCGAAGAAAATGTtgaaaacaagaagaaacaaATGCCATCTGCGAGGGTCATGACGAAGCTCATTACAGTAATGGCTTATAGGAAGCTCTCATGGAACCCTAATACATGGGCAAGTGTTGTTGGCATCACGTGGTCCCTCATAGCATACAG GTGTCACATCAAAATGCCGTCCATAATTGAAGGTTCCATTACAATAGTGTCAAATACCGGTTTGGGTATGGCTATGTTTAGTCTAG GTCTATTCATGGCATTACAACCAAAGATCATTGCTTGTGGAAAAAAGTGGGCAGCGATTTCTATGGGTGTTAGGTTCTTGGCTGGTCCGGCACTGATTGCTGCAACCTCAGCACCAATTGGTATCCGTGGAGATCTTTTACGAGTTGAAATTATTCAG GCTGCTCTACCCCAAGGTATCATTCCCTTTATATTTGCTAAAGAATACAATCTTTATCCAGATATCTTCAGTACTGC GGTTATCTTCGGAATGGTGGTTGCATTGCCCGTAACAATAATATACTACGTGCTTCTTGGGCTTTAA